In Poecile atricapillus isolate bPoeAtr1 chromosome 1, bPoeAtr1.hap1, whole genome shotgun sequence, the sequence cCGCTGGAAGCGCCTCCTCCGGCCGTGCCCGCCCGCGTAAGGCACCCTGGGGAACAGCACAGGGGGCGATGGGGCCGAGCCAAGGGGTCCCTGAGCTAACCTGGATTCCCAGGTGGTGGCAAAGCGCTGGACATGGAGGGCAaggaggagcagcctggaaaaTCCCAGTGCCAGCCGCTGCTCCGAATTCCAAAGGGACACGAGTCTCCTTCCCTGCGCCAAATCGGGAGTTTGAGCCGCATCCCGGCCTTGTCAAGAGGATATTGTTGGACTCAGAATTATCTGTACCCTCCTCAAGTTGTTCTTCATCCCACTGTGATCAAACGTTGCCCTAAATGATCTTATCCTGGATGGAAATCATTCCCTACATTTTACATCAAACCATCCTTCACAGCTCAGCCCACTAATGAAGCGACTTGAGATGCCATTAATTTCACACACCAGGATTTCACCCTTAAACAggatttgaaatgttttcccaaAGCAAGCCGTGGCTACACAAATCATAAGAAAATGTGTCTTTTCCCACTGGTAGCAACATCAACACCACGTATGGTGACTCCTCTCTACAAATATTGCAACAACACTCAAAGTTTTCCACTTTGGAGTAGTTCTACTTCCCAGCAGCAACAACTAAACCAAGTGGAGAAaagtgcagcagctcagcctctgCTCAAAGTTTTGGAATGAATGAGATTTAATCGATACAAAAACAccaccaaagcaaacaaaaccagcccaaaaatAGAAGTGAATCCTTTTATCTGAAAATATGTGTTGTAAATTATCTACCAAAAGCCATGAGGATGGCACCATCGGAAAAGCAAAATTTCTCCAGCAGTCAAAGGCAGGATTGACCCAAATTTCATCTCTACAACACGGTTTCCCCCACAGGAATTGGTTCTTGTTTGTGTGCCAAGGAAATGGTGCTGGACCCCTGAACTGGTTTAGGTGAACGCTCACAATGGTCCCTCAGCCCCATTTTGGCCCAGCCACTTTGTGCTCTCCTGAATGAGCTCAGGAGCAAAGAAAACTGGAGGAATTATTTCCTTGGAAAGCCTGGATATGAACACTCTGCACTGGAGAGGGAAGGAGTTCAGCACTCCTAAAACCAGGATCCAGCTTGGCTTGGGGAGGGATGAGAGCTCCAACCTGCTGCACACACACCCTCCACACCTGGGAACTGCTCATCCCTGCCTGGCCACTCATCCTTCAGCAGGAAAGATCCTCTGGATCTGGAGACCTACAAATAGCTGTGACTGCCTGGAAAGAATTCAGGTTTTTGGAAAAATCCCGAGGACAGGACAGACCTCAATTGCCGACACAGATTTTGGCTGCGCGCGTTCTCCCGACACCGAATCCCTCGGGATCGTtctgaggagggagggagtgAGGGAATGAGGGAATTTCTTCACACAAAGGTCACTCatgggaaggggctgcccagggagggggtgaagtgcccagccctggaggtgtccaaggaatgtggggctctgggctgggtgaaGAGGTTGGGattgggaacagctggaactCAGTGACcagggagggcttttccaagcTCAGGAATTGTGGGATTCCtcaaaaaacaagaagaaagttTGAGACGGTGAAAGGAGAAGTGGGAGAAGACGTGGGGCAAAAGGACTCTGGAAAACAAGGAGCACTTTCACCTCTCTCCCCCATCTCCCCTTCCTTGCCTTCTCAGCCATTCTCCCCCCGCAGCATCTGGGATTCCTCTCAGACACAGAAAACCATTCTGCAGGgtgaaaaacagtttttcacACAAAGCCtcatgtttctctttttcccatgTGGTAGAACCTACGTACAGAGTTTTCCCTAAAAAAGAAACTAATCCTAATGATGTCCTAAAGGTTCAGAGGCTGGAGAGCTGAATGAATCATTTCGGCCATTTACTGAAACTCAAGAAATTCCACTCAAACctgaggaaaaatttctttcccTGGAGGTGGTAAAGCCCTGCAACTGCTGCCCAGggacatcccaaacccaccctAAAAATTCTGGGGTCTTTCTATTTCAATATATTACAAACTCCACAgaaagaatatttcttttttctcctcctccattGACAGTTTGTCATCTCCAGgcttgtttttgtttagtttttttctctcttttttaaatacagaagcTTTTCAGTAATGGAATTTACAGtggataaaaaaatcaaaagacaaaaacttccttacaaagaataaaaaaaaccaaaaaggaaagcaggaagcTGTAAGAGCTATCATGTTTTAAGTGCTATAAAATGAGACAAAACAGTTTCCCGTTCTTgccagaagaaaaatgagaaaactaaagaaaaaaaaaagaaaaaaaagatagaaagcAGTGAGTGCAATTAAAAAGTGCTAAGTTGGCCAAGGTAATACAGTTATTTTATAAATGTGCATCACAGCTCTGCATTTACAAATCTTTTGACACAGCTTTAATCACTCAGATTTTACACGCTGGTAACTGATTACCTGTTATCTTCACTTAATGCTGACTGAGCTGTAACTGCCTGACTTCAAACACAGCCACCTGCCTGCCTTTGGTATATTtatacacagaaaaacaaaaggctAGTGCTGCAAatggaaacaacaaaaaaaaaaacaaccaaaaaaaaccccaaaacaacgcaaaagggaataaagaaaaagccaCCACAGGACAGGTTCTGCTTTCAGCAGAGGGAGGACAACACATTTCAAATGGTCTCGAAATAGGCTAAAGCTGAGTCGATCTTACAATTATAGCGTAAACAATGCCTGGGTTGTGGTTATgttgtttgaaaagaaaagaaaaaccaaaaaacctccaGAGACCTGTATCAACTTCTGTATGTTTAAGCCATACCCTTAAAAGTTCACTATTCACTCACAAAGAGAAGTAGACAAACATGAAGATTCCAAGCGAACAGACACAGACCAGTCCGGTATTTAGTAATAGTTTAACTTTTGGAGTCTCTTCCAGCATTTGTAAACAAACAGTCTCTTCCTCAACCTCCCGAACCACTCTCTTGTTTACGTTTTTACTTTTAAAGCCACAGAACCAATCTATGAATTTCAAATGTCTCTCCCTGTCGTCagtcccctcctcttcctcatgcTTTTTCTCCCCCATCAGGGCCGCCTGTCCGTTGGAATAACAATCCACGGGCGTCTCCACCTCGGAGTGGCTCACCGAGATCACCGGGTTGCTGTCATCCCTGCACGTCACCAGGAGGTTGATGTCCTCCGGCTTCACGTTTTTAATGTTCTCCTCTGACTTCCCGTTGGGAATGATGTGGTTGGCGTTCTCGTTGCACTTGAGGATGCTTTTCTCCTGCGCCTGGTACAGCTCCCCCTTGCCGGCGCTCTCCGGCGCGCCGCGCTTCCTCAGGGCCCAGAAGGTGGTGGTCCGGACCTGCTCCTTGGTGGGCGGCGGCGTGAGCAGGCTCACCACGACCGTCACGGCCCCGGTGATCCAGAACAGGGCCGTGGCCACGTACATGTAATGGATGTTCTTGATGAAGCCGGGCCTGGTGTCCGGCTGGTCGCACTCGGGAGCGCGGTAGAAGAAGGCCAGGACCAGCCGGATGGCGCCCAGGACAAACCCGGCCATGCCGCCGTAGAAAGCCCCCTGCTCGTTGCAACGCTTCCAGAAGATGGCCATGAGGAACAGGGCGGCCACCGGCGGGGTCAGGTAATCCGCCACCTCCTGGATGTACAGGTACATCTGCCCGCCCTGCATCTCCACGATGATGGGCACCCAGGCGATGCTGATCACCACCATGAAGGCCACGAAGATCCTGCCCACGATCATCAGCTCCCGGGAGGTCGCGCTCTTCCGGATGAGCTTGTAGACGTCGAGCGTGAAGATGGTGCTGGCGCTGTTGAAGATGGAGTCCAGGTCGCTCATCAGGGCGGCGATCATCACGGCCATCATGAGCCCGCGCAGCCCCACGGGCACCAGGTTCATCACCAGGCGCGGGTAGGCGATGTTGGAGCAGCCGGCCCTGCTCCCGCACACCTGGAAGCAGTGCTCGGGGTTGATGCAGGCGATGTCATCCACGAACAGGATGCGGGAGATCATCCCCGGCACCACGATGATGAACATGGGCAGCAGCTTCAAGAAGCCGGCCATGAGGGTGGAGCCTTTGGCATGAGCGATGTTTTTGGCGGCCAGAACCCTCTGCACTATGACTTGGTCAGCGCACCAGTACCACACCGAGGCCGGGGTCTGTCCCAGCAGAAACCCGGGCCAGGGAATGTCTTCGTCCGTCGGCTCGCGCAGCATTTTGAGAGAGTCGGGCTTTGGATTGACGTTGCAGGAGTTGGCGTTGGAGATGTTGTAGGTCAGGAGGATGGAGGTGATGTTCGGTGACGCCAACATGTACCTCCTTTTCACTTCTTCAAACCCACCGACCTCCATGAGGCTTATGATCATGAGTGTGAGGGCCCCGACGATCATAAGCAGCGCTTGGAGGGTGTCCGTGTAGATGACGGCCACCAGCCCTCCGGTCACAGTCAGCAGCGCCGTCATTCCGATCAGCAGGATCACCGACAGGTACAGGTTCCACCCTAGGGACTCTTGGATAAAAAGCGCCCCCGAATACAAGTCAACCGAGAGTTTGGTGAAGATATAAAGAATTAGAGACAACGCTGCAAAATAGATTTGAATCCTATGCCCTCCGAACCGCTTGGACAAGTATTCGGGCATGGTGTACACTCCCGACCGGATGTAGACTGGCACGAAGACCCATCCCAAAAGCTGCAAAAGCATTAAGGCGTTGAACTCCCACGCGCCTACGGCGAATCCGCTCGCCGCTCCAGATCCTGCGAGCCCAATGAAATGTTCACTTCCAATATTGCTCACAAACAATGAGGCCCCGATAGCTACCCAGGTCATAGAACGCCCTGCCAAAAAGTAGCCACTGACGGTGCTCCGATTGTTTTTCCACATGGCAAAGAAACCTATGCACATTACAAGCACGAAGTACAGGGCCACAATGGCAATGTCTGCTGGCTCCAAAGAAGCCCTCATTTTGTAACCAAAAAGCCTTCGCTGACGTCCACTTCTCGCCCCCCAGCCAACGTCTCTTAAGCACCACGTGAAACCAGTTTTAACCAAAATCAACACAGCGGGTCAAATTCTTTGTCCCTTGGTTTGCTGTCCTGATGCTGGTGGCAGTGGTACATTTACTTTTCTCCGCTTCTCAAATTTGGGAACTTAGCACGCACTTTTAATCCACATTCCACAAGAGCATCAGCCTTAACTCAGTTGATGTAGGAGAAATTCTTAGTTGCAGCTAAGTTTAGTGAGGCCTACTGTACCAACCCTGCAAGGCAGCaaagacaaaagacaaagattGAATTAGAGAGGAATTTCATGaagtaatgagaaaaaatttGAAGTGTAGTAAAACAAATCACTCAACACCACagatttttccccctttataTTTCCTGCAATCCATAAAAGACATCATTCAATATTTGTAGGGCTAAGTAAAAGCCTTTTACAAGTCAACTTCAATGGTTACAGGTACCTTCAGAGACGCAGCGATTCGGGAGGATTGAGCGACCCAAATTCCCCAGAACATggcaaacaacaaaaacacgttttctttttctttactccAGTGTCTCACAAAGTCTCCTTCTCAAGCCACTAACCAGATCTTCCTCTTTCAAGCAATCTtggggaaataaaattaaaataatccaaTAACAATGGCTATGGAGCCCAAACCTGGCTCAGCGTTTCCTGCACTgcatccccccaaatcctgggagaTCCTGGCACCACAGGAATGCACTTGAGGCACCAGCTGGCTGCTAGAAAAATCAAAGTGGGGTCACAGCGCAGTCAAAAAACAACACCCATTCCAAATCGGCTGGAGAATCAAGGTTATTGCACAGGTTTTGAGGTGAGTTTGCTCCTGTCTAGGGTACAGATAATCACAGAGTTATTTTTCACTTGGAAAGCTCTCCATACACATCCACATGATCCAAGGGGGTAAAACATCCCATTCCAGCAAGTGGCAGAAGCAAAACCCCGCCTGATTTCCCACTTTACAGCCAGTAGAACACATACCCACACCCGGGGTTTTGTGGGAGCACCAGAGGCACGGGAGGGAACACTGGGTGGATTCTGGCAGCAGTCACAGCTGGAAGGATAGCAGGAAATGCCTTTCCCAGcatccattcccatcccagcatgGAGAGGTGGAAGGCACGGAGGCAAAACTTTCCCTGTCGCCCTCTTCCCGAATTCCCAATCTCACCTGACAGCTCCCAAACATGGCAGGAAACAAAACTCGTTTTGgcaagcagggctggagcactgGACGTGGAGGGAAGGGGACAATAAAGACTTGGTGGCAGAGGAAGGGGAACTGAGGAGCTCCATGGTGGCTCCCTCATGGATCTGGGATGTGCTCCCATCTCCTGTTTATGCCTTGGGAGGTACCACAGAATCACGGAATGCTTTGTGATGGAGAGACCTTAAACCCcttccagtgccacccctgccatgggcagggacatcttccactgtcccaggctgctccaagctcatcccaaaactggaaaaacaaatttcCCACCTTAGTgatcttttttcccattttttcctctcctaaTGTGTGGAAAATCCCAGAGTCCCACTCCAGCTCTTCCACTGGCAAGTGCCACCACTTTTCACTGCCTCAAATCTGCACAGGGATCCGTGGCATTGCTCACAAGTGGGATAAAACTGAGCAGGATTTtccctcttattttttttcccctggatttaGGCACCCTGATATGATTCTCCCGATATTATAATGAGGTCTTGTCCCACTGCTTATTTTGTAGGATATATTCAGggatatttttccaaaataatgcagttttcctataaatgtaaaaaatgagaattgaaatatatttttagtatGAAACTTTAGGAAGAGAAGTGATGCAGGTAATTTAGTTATAAAAATGGGAAtcacggaatggtttgggatggaagggattttaaggatcatcccattcccagccctgccatggcagggacacctcccactgtcccaggagctcccaatgtccagcctggccttgggcactgccagggatccaggggcagccccagctgctctggcaattccatcccagcccctgcccaccctctaccaacccaaaccaaactcCAAATGGGTTTAGGGAGAGCAGGACACCGGATTCTCCCATTTCCTACACCTAATGGCCATGGGAAGGGAAGACCAAAGCAAAGAGCAGCTTTAGTCCAAAGATGGACTAAAACCTTTAGCAGCCATAATGAGATTATTACAGAAGGTGAGGAACAGGGTCTGACTCCACTCCTCTTTCCCACCCACTGGTGAAGGCACAAGAAAACCAACACTGGGTCTTTTTTCTGGCCATAAAATCTCACAAGTCCTACAAGCATCAGCTCCAGGCACCCCTTCCCAATTCAATCTCCGGCACGAGGCTGAAGCTCCCACTGCCCcattaattaataattagtaCAAACAGCCTGATAGCAGATTCTAATATCTGGTTGGTTTCATGTTTGCATCCCTGCCATATACTGGGTTTGTTTAAAGGGTCAATAAAACCATTTCGAATTCCAGGAGAGTTAAGGTTGAAAATGCACACGTTGTGTAGAAAGCAGCAATAGTGCTGAGGTAAAAAACTCctcagagattttaaaaatagctcCCAGCAAGCCACAACTTCAACCTTAAGGAGAACTCCACCATTGTGTCATTTGTATGGTCCAGCtgtttttcaagagaaaaataaaacataaaaataaaaataataagggTTCCCCCCCAGCACCACAAACCCACTTGAGAATAGAGATATTCCTTCTGCTGGAATTACAGCCAATAATGAGAGACTAAGGAGACATGGCACAAAACGGACTGATTACAGCACTGGGCTAAATTTATCATTCCTCAGAAGCCTCAAACCACAGATGTATTTTCAATTCTTCCATAGAAGAATTCACATTTCTCCCCACCCGCAAATACAGGAGTAGTTAAATGGTCTAATAGCTTAATCCAACCCAAAATTATAAACACTTCACATCAGATGACGCAATCAGAGCCAAGTTTAATGGACTATTCTTAGTTTTAAGCACTTTGGAGCAACACTTTAATAGTGTTGTGTCTTTTGCTATATTCAGCTAATTTTTCAACTACATTATGCTTATACCAAAACATATATttgaagggaaagggaagaagagaTTTTACTGAGataagacaaaaaagaaaatctgctaTACAGAAAACCAGAAGAACAGCCAGGTAAGGAAATggtaataattaatatttttaatgctcTGTTGTTCTTCTCATTACTAAGAAATATTTAACTTGAGTTCATCCCCCACCATCTTCCCTGCAAATTCCTCAGTGACCTGACAGAAATATCCTATAGAGCGATACAGAAAAATTACAAGAATATCTGTTAAAATGAATTCATTTTGATACCAGAAGTATCCAGAGTGTTTCTATAAACAGGGAATTaacagggaagctgtggctacccccggatccctgggaatgtccaaggccaggctggatgaggcttggatccacctgggataatggaaggtgtccctgccctgagggtgggactggatgggctttaaggtgcCTGGGAATCCAAACCTTTTGGAATTCCAGGATCCAGACTCCCTGACAAGTCTGTCAGTATTAGATGCAGCTGCCCTCATATAAATTGTGACATTCCTCAATTAAGTCACTTCAGCTCCAAAGGGCTGATTCCAACCAAAATAAACAACATGTGAAGCTCCTGGAGCGTTTTCCACAGGGAAGATACAGCCAGACCACGCACCTGAAATACCAAATTTCAGAGAGCTGAACCCTGCTTTTTGTCACCAACACCTGAGGGTTTCTGTGCAGGGCTCGGTTTGCCTGAGCTGGAAGGTGGAAAGTTTTCAGCAGCCACCACAAATTTGCTGCACTGTCACTAAATTACAAGAAGCACTCAAGTAGCTTCTTGTACCAGTTTCTTAGACCTAATTCCAAAATAACCCTGGAACTTTTCTTCATTAGGAAAATGAGACTCGTCCCTCTTGAACTTTCAGCAAGTTCTGACCTCAAGTCTTACAAAGGACTTTTGAGATGCCCCATGTGAGTTTAATCCTGAGTTATTAGAACAGTGAACATTGTGACACTgacagagggagggaaaaaaaaaaaaaaacaaaggcagaaaGACAGTGCTGCTGCCAAGGACCGGGAATTTTCTTCCCTGAGGCTGTTTTCTGGCTGGATCATATCAAAGGCACAAAACAATGTGCTTCCCTCTTGTCTGGAAATAAAGGCTGCAGCTCTGGTGAAACAATTCATATGTCTCTCCAATACCCAGCCTGTTccttaaggggaaaaaaaaaatcccaagtaaGTCCCTAAAGAGAGATTTCATAATGTGAAACAGacccagggtgggattttgaggagaaatTTGTACCATTGTTCTAAAGGAAAACTTTCTCCACAGTGCTTTTCTAATAAAATGGGTGTTTAAAACATGCCAGAGTCCAactgctccagctctggagccaCTGTTTGCTCTCAGCTCCGTCGGCTTTTCGGCAGATGGGAAATTTCTGAGCtgactttccttttctcctcaccAATCCTGATGTTTTAAGGGTTAATTTAGGGATGTAGATGCCCACCTATCCCACTGTTAGCAAATTAAGTGCTTTGCTCACAGATTTCCGAGtattttcagattatttcttGGAAACAACATTTTCCCTCTCCACCTTCAAGCAGGAGTATTTGAAGTCAGAAAAATGCACTTTAGCTACTGCACAGCTCTGTTGTGTGGAAGAAATTGCCAGGATcatggaaaatattaattctgccacagaaaaatgaataaaGAGCAGAAGTTTCATGCTTTGAGTGGGATCTGCACCATGTTAAAAGGCCCTGAGTGTGTTTCCCAGACTCCTCACACTCCTGGCCATGGACACACCAGTGAGTTCCTGCCTGTCCACTGCTCCACAGTAAACACAGGGCAGCCTCAGGAAAATATctgttagggaaaaaaagaaaaagaaaaggcaaaaaaaaaaaggcaaaaaaaaaaaaaggcaaaaaaaaaaaaaggcaaaaaaaaaaaaaaggcaaaaaaaaaaaggcaaaaaaaaaaaaaggcaaaaaaaaaggcaaaaaaaaaaaggcaaaaaaaaaggcaaaaaaaaaggcaaaaaaaaaaggcaaaaaaaaaaggcaaaaaaaaaaaaggcaaaaaaaaaaaggcaaaaaaaaaaaggcaaaaaaaaaaaggcaaaaaaaaaaggcaaaaaaaaaaaggcaaaaaaaaaaggcaaaaaaaaaggcaaaaaaaaaaggcaaaaaaaaaaaggcaaaaaaaaaggcaaaaaaaggcaaaaaaaaggaaaaaaaaaggaaaaaaaaggaaaaaaaaaggaaaaaaaaaggaaaaaaaaggaaaaaaaaggaaaaaaaaggaaaaaaaaggaaaaaaaaggaaaaaaaaggaaaaaaaaggaaaaaaaaggaaaaaaaaggaaaaaaaaggaaaaaaaaaaggaaaaaaaaaaggaaaaaaaaaagaaaaaaaaaaagaaaaaaaaaaggaaaaaaataaaggaataaaaaggaaaaaaaaaaaaggaaaagctttgttCCATTTACTGCAGCATTCCAGAACACAAAAAAAGAGCACTGAAGCTCTTCATGGAGTAAATGATACATAAATTATGTAGCACATGCCCTTGAGGAAGCAGGGGCTATCCTTGGCAGCTGCTCAACAGAACCCTCAGCATCCAGGGCAGCAGTTCCAGGCTTTTCCCTGAAAAccaggagctggggcagaggaACGTGCCAGGAACCCCCCTGGGACAGACAGGGAAGGCAGAAGTTGACCTGGAGCATCCAATAAATAACTTgagctgctggggatgctgggccagagctgagctcaagaggctgcagcaggaaagggCCACATTTGCAGGTTACCTGAGCCAAGCTGACTAAATCTGCATCATCACAACATCaacctcctgctgctctggagaacTCAGGAGCCAACTCTATAAACCATCAgtaccaaaaaaatccaattggAGGTGCAAAGATCAGGTCACTCACTCAAAGGAGTTGATATGAACACGTAAGGAACTTTTGTTTTGGTCAGGAATCACTCCAGCTCTGGTCTTCGTTttactgcagcagcacaaaaaagCAGCTTGTTCCAGCATAAATTCTTCTGGATTCTTTTCTACACAACTGCTGGGGGAGACATGAGAGAAATAAATAACCCCAGAGCAAGAGACACAGAGAACTCACTGCGTTTGCCAGCCAGGAACGGGATGGACAGAGGACAATTACAGAGCAGAAACTGGAGTGATGCGAGGCCAACTGGAGCTCAAGGGCACTGGGACTGACACTGGTAGAGCAGGACATCATTTAATGGtcatttctgggttttttaaacCATTGTCCCCCCTCATCCTAAGCAAATAACCCTTTCCAGTGTCCTCCCAAGGCACAAATGAAGGAAGGGGGGAAGGCACAGGAAGGACACTCCAGCAGTCAGGGGACACGAGAGAAGCTCCAGCCttgcaaagcaagaaaaaatggATTTGTTTCAGAATCTGCATCACCCTCCCCGAGCCACTTCATGCCACTGCCTGTGACATTCACACTTGGCTGGTTCCC encodes:
- the SLC5A3 gene encoding sodium/myo-inositol cotransporter — encoded protein: MRASLEPADIAIVALYFVLVMCIGFFAMWKNNRSTVSGYFLAGRSMTWVAIGASLFVSNIGSEHFIGLAGSGAASGFAVGAWEFNALMLLQLLGWVFVPVYIRSGVYTMPEYLSKRFGGHRIQIYFAALSLILYIFTKLSVDLYSGALFIQESLGWNLYLSVILLIGMTALLTVTGGLVAVIYTDTLQALLMIVGALTLMIISLMEVGGFEEVKRRYMLASPNITSILLTYNISNANSCNVNPKPDSLKMLREPTDEDIPWPGFLLGQTPASVWYWCADQVIVQRVLAAKNIAHAKGSTLMAGFLKLLPMFIIVVPGMISRILFVDDIACINPEHCFQVCGSRAGCSNIAYPRLVMNLVPVGLRGLMMAVMIAALMSDLDSIFNSASTIFTLDVYKLIRKSATSRELMIVGRIFVAFMVVISIAWVPIIVEMQGGQMYLYIQEVADYLTPPVAALFLMAIFWKRCNEQGAFYGGMAGFVLGAIRLVLAFFYRAPECDQPDTRPGFIKNIHYMYVATALFWITGAVTVVVSLLTPPPTKEQVRTTTFWALRKRGAPESAGKGELYQAQEKSILKCNENANHIIPNGKSEENIKNVKPEDINLLVTCRDDSNPVISVSHSEVETPVDCYSNGQAALMGEKKHEEEEGTDDRERHLKFIDWFCGFKSKNVNKRVVREVEEETVCLQMLEETPKVKLLLNTGLVCVCSLGIFMFVYFSL